One part of the Meleagris gallopavo isolate NT-WF06-2002-E0010 breed Aviagen turkey brand Nicholas breeding stock chromosome 20, Turkey_5.1, whole genome shotgun sequence genome encodes these proteins:
- the LOC109370582 gene encoding uncharacterized protein LOC109370582 isoform X1 has translation MYVTLNSLGLLLGNKSRVLEGTSPLGCGGRLGSGSCCLQGWLLGAAELTFPWRCGCKMRCWVCRANRSLEISSVETSSMEMLQGKPARGKRGRGRSPPPPPPSPPPPPRPAALSLPSRSAGIWLPIRTAAGRPYCGQLGGFGKSTRDVYARAQKRCDLHQRAAPTPLRWQLRVSAWLKRCPVPGPRVQQRRRKITQGIREKCWVVPFVTQCSRSCVTLYRLHANK, from the exons ATGTACGTCACCTTGAACAGCCTGGGATTATTGTTAGGGAACAAGTCGAGGGTTCTGGAAGGCACCAGTCCACTTGGATGTGGTGGGAGGCTGGGGTCTGGGTCCTGCTGCCTCCAAG GATGGCTGttgggagcagcagagctgacgTTTCCATGGAGGTGCGGCTGCAAGATGAGGTGCTGGGTTTGCCGAGCAAACAGAAGCCTCGAGATAAG CTCGGTGGAGACCTCTAGCATGGAAATGCTGCAAGGAAAGCCGGCGAGAGGGAAGAGGGGGAGAGGCcgatctcctcctcctcctcctccttctcctcctcctcctccccgcCCAGCCGCCCTCAGCCTCCCCTCCCGGAGTGCGGGCATCTGGCTCCCGATTCGCACTGCTGCGGGCCGGCCTTACTGCGGGCAGCTCGGCGGCTTCGG GAAAAGCACACGAGATGTTTATGCAAGAGCCCAGAAAAGATGTGATCTGCACCAGAGAGCTGCCCCAACCCCGCTGCGATGGCAGCTGAGGGTCTCTGCGTGGTTAAAGCGATGCCCAGTGCCTGGCCCTCGTGTGCAGCAGCGGAGGAGGAAAATAACACAAGGAATAAGAGAGAAATGTTGGGTGGTTCCATTTGTCACTCAATGTAGTCGATCCTGCGTGACTCTGTACCGGCTGCATGCCAACAAGTGA
- the LOC109370582 gene encoding uncharacterized protein LOC109370582 isoform X2: protein MGRKVTGWLLGAAELTFPWRCGCKMRCWVCRANRSLEISSVETSSMEMLQGKPARGKRGRGRSPPPPPPSPPPPPRPAALSLPSRSAGIWLPIRTAAGRPYCGQLGGFGKSTRDVYARAQKRCDLHQRAAPTPLRWQLRVSAWLKRCPVPGPRVQQRRRKITQGIREKCWVVPFVTQCSRSCVTLYRLHANK, encoded by the exons ATGGGGAGGAAAGTAACAG GATGGCTGttgggagcagcagagctgacgTTTCCATGGAGGTGCGGCTGCAAGATGAGGTGCTGGGTTTGCCGAGCAAACAGAAGCCTCGAGATAAG CTCGGTGGAGACCTCTAGCATGGAAATGCTGCAAGGAAAGCCGGCGAGAGGGAAGAGGGGGAGAGGCcgatctcctcctcctcctcctccttctcctcctcctcctccccgcCCAGCCGCCCTCAGCCTCCCCTCCCGGAGTGCGGGCATCTGGCTCCCGATTCGCACTGCTGCGGGCCGGCCTTACTGCGGGCAGCTCGGCGGCTTCGG GAAAAGCACACGAGATGTTTATGCAAGAGCCCAGAAAAGATGTGATCTGCACCAGAGAGCTGCCCCAACCCCGCTGCGATGGCAGCTGAGGGTCTCTGCGTGGTTAAAGCGATGCCCAGTGCCTGGCCCTCGTGTGCAGCAGCGGAGGAGGAAAATAACACAAGGAATAAGAGAGAAATGTTGGGTGGTTCCATTTGTCACTCAATGTAGTCGATCCTGCGTGACTCTGTACCGGCTGCATGCCAACAAGTGA
- the LOC109370582 gene encoding uncharacterized protein LOC109370582 isoform X4, which translates to MWWEAGVWVLLPPRHVMDGCSQSLRVLQEGKNNWGWLLGAAELTFPWRCGCKMRCWVCRANRSLEISSVETSSMEMLQGKPARGKRGRGRSPPPPPPSPPPPPRPAALSLPSRSAGIWLPIRTAAGRPYCGQLGGFGKSTRDVYARAQKRCDLHQRAAPTPLRWQLRVSAWLKRCPVPGPRVQQRRRKITQGIREKCWVVPFVTQCSRSCVTLYRLHANK; encoded by the exons ATGTGGTGGGAGGCTGGGGTCTGGGTCCTGCTGCCTCCAAGGCATGTGATGGATGGATGCAGTCAGTCACTACGGGTCCTTCAGGAGGGAAAGAATAATTGGG GATGGCTGttgggagcagcagagctgacgTTTCCATGGAGGTGCGGCTGCAAGATGAGGTGCTGGGTTTGCCGAGCAAACAGAAGCCTCGAGATAAG CTCGGTGGAGACCTCTAGCATGGAAATGCTGCAAGGAAAGCCGGCGAGAGGGAAGAGGGGGAGAGGCcgatctcctcctcctcctcctccttctcctcctcctcctccccgcCCAGCCGCCCTCAGCCTCCCCTCCCGGAGTGCGGGCATCTGGCTCCCGATTCGCACTGCTGCGGGCCGGCCTTACTGCGGGCAGCTCGGCGGCTTCGG GAAAAGCACACGAGATGTTTATGCAAGAGCCCAGAAAAGATGTGATCTGCACCAGAGAGCTGCCCCAACCCCGCTGCGATGGCAGCTGAGGGTCTCTGCGTGGTTAAAGCGATGCCCAGTGCCTGGCCCTCGTGTGCAGCAGCGGAGGAGGAAAATAACACAAGGAATAAGAGAGAAATGTTGGGTGGTTCCATTTGTCACTCAATGTAGTCGATCCTGCGTGACTCTGTACCGGCTGCATGCCAACAAGTGA
- the LOC109370582 gene encoding uncharacterized protein LOC109370582 isoform X3, with amino-acid sequence MKLSIQKKEALNIHRMAVGSSRADVSMEVRLQDEVLGLPSKQKPRDKPPSASPPGVRASGSRFALLRAGLTAGSSAASVFSIWQPDKKSVLVLLAFLFLWKTNFCLRDLFVLVSHGVHQRL; translated from the exons ATGAAGCTAAGCATTCAGAAAAAGGAAGCCCTAAATATACACAG GATGGCTGttgggagcagcagagctgacgTTTCCATGGAGGTGCGGCTGCAAGATGAGGTGCTGGGTTTGCCGAGCAAACAGAAGCCTCGAGATAAG CCGCCCTCAGCCTCCCCTCCCGGAGTGCGGGCATCTGGCTCCCGATTCGCACTGCTGCGGGCCGGCCTTACTGCGGGCAGCTCGGCGGCTTCGG TGTTCTCCATTTGGCAACCCGATAAGAAGTCAGTGCTTGTCCTCctggcttttctctttttatggaAGACAAACTTCTGTTTACGTGATTTGTTTGTCCTTGTTAGCCATGGAGTCCATCAGAGACTCTAA
- the CDR2L gene encoding cerebellar degeneration-related protein 2-like produces MHNSIAHVTLPVQSKLCLEQERQRLCPFCFSDLHLAAELGKTLLERNKELEESLQQMYATNEEQVQEIEYLTKQLEMLRQMNEQHAKVYEQLDLTARDLELANQKLVLESKTSQQKIQCLTETIEGLQNQVEELQKQVEEMRSLEQLRIRREKRERRRTIHTFPCLKELCSSPRYEDAFQVHSSSAEFNQKPLERENERLQAMVDSLRSQVNQEKQRKERVEREYSSVIQEYSDLEQRVCEMEHCKLRIKELEAELVELQQMKQVKKYLLSREDNLSEALLEPLNNAPEADYIDLSEEEGGKSHGPSMTPSPNHPVRKSCSDTALNAIVTKDAVSRHEGNYTLHANNVRKRGMSILREVDEQYHALLEKYEELLSKCRQHKDSVRHTGVQTSRPISRDSSFRDFRGEGFELEERKSMEKTISKHVEAVDKRLEQSQPEYKALFKEIFSRIQKTKADINATKVKNKSSK; encoded by the exons ATGCACAATTCTATTGCTCATGTCACTCT CCCTGTGCAAAGCAAACTGTGCTTGGAGCAGGAACGACAGCGACTTTgtcccttttgcttttcagactTGCACTTGGCTGCTGAGCTGGGGAAGACACTGCTGGAACGCAacaaggagctggaggagtCCCTGCAGCAGATGTATGCCACCAATGAAGAGCAAGTGCAGGAAATCGAG tacCTGACCAAGCAGCTTGAGATGCTACGGCAGATGAATGAGCAGCATGCCAAAGTCTACGAGCAGCTAGACCTGACAGCACGGGACCTGGAGCTGGCAAATCAGAAGCTCGTGCTGGAAAGCAAGACATCCCAACAGAAGATACAATG CTTGACGGAAACGATTGAGGGGCTGCAGAACCAGgtggaggagctgcagaagcagGTGGAGGAGATGCGGAGCTTGGAGCAGCTCCGCATCCGGCGGGAGAAGAGGGAGCGGCGCCGAACCATCCACACCTTCCCCTGCCTGAaggagctgtgctccagccccaG GTATGAAGATGCATTCCAGGTCCACAGCTCCTCAGCAGAGTTCAACCAGAAGCCACTGGAGCGGGAGAACGAGCGCCTCCAAGCCATGGTGGACTCCTTGAGGTCCCAGGTGAACCAGGAGAAGCAGCGGAAGGAGCGGGTTGAGCGGGAGTACAGCTCTGTGATTCAGGAGTACTCGGACCTCGAGCAGCGCGTGTGTGAGATGGAGCACTGCAAGCTGCGCATCAAGGAGCTGGAGGCAGAGCTCgtggagctgcagcagatgAAACAAGTCAAGAAGTATCTGCTCAGCAGGGAAGACAACCTGTCTGAGGCCCTTCTGGAGCCACTGAATAATGCCCCAGAAGCAGATTACATCGACCTCTCAGaggaagagggagggaaaagTCACGGGCCCTCAATGACACCTTCCCCAAACCACCCCGTCCGGAAgagctgcagtgacacagctcTCAATGCCATCGTCACCAAGGATGCCGTGAGCCGGCACGAGGGCAATTACACACTGCATGCCAACAACGTGCGCAAACGGGGCATGTCCATCCTGAGGGAGGTGGACGAGCAGTATCACGCCCTGCTGGAGAAGTACGAGGAGCTCCTGAGTAAATGCCGGCAGCACAAGGACAGCGTGCGTCACACAGGGGTGCAGACCTCCCGCCCTATCTCTCGCGATAGCTCCTTTAGAGACTTCCGGGGAGAAgggtttgagttggaagagcGGAAATCCATGGAGAAGACCATCAGCAAACACGTGGAGGCCGTGGACAAGCGGCTGGAGCAGAGTCAGCCCGAGTACAAGGCTCTGTTTAAGGAGATCTTCTCCCGcatccagaaaacaaaagcagacatCAATGCCACAAAGGTGAAAAACAAGAGCAGCAAATGA
- the MRPL58 gene encoding peptidyl-tRNA hydrolase ICT1, mitochondrial, with protein GSARPEVPVRLPRRLAPRLTLLPLPFPRVFQEEARPAALNIPVDRLTVSYSRSSGPGGQNVNKVNTKAEVRFHLASADWIPEAVREKMASMHRNKINRAGELIVNSEESRYQMRNLAICLEKIRVMVTEATEKPKVVSKETAQQLIARVEKMNRERLRQKKIHSNIKQSRKADFD; from the exons GGCAGCGCCAGGCCCGAGGTGCCCGTGAGGCTGCCCCGCCGCCTCGCTCCTCGCCTGACGCtgcttcccctccccttccctcgTGTTTTCCAGGAGGAGGCCAGGCCAGCGGCCCTCAACATCCCCGTGG atcGACTGACTGTATCCTACAGCCGGAGCAGTGGCCCTGGTGGGCAGAATGTTAATAAAG TGAATACCAAGGCAGAAGTCAGGTTCCACCTGGCATCAGCAGACTGGATCCCAGAAgctgtaagagaaaaaatggCATCAATG cacagaaataagaTAAACCGAGCTGGTGAGCTGATTGTGAACTCTGAAGAGAGTCGTTACCAGATGAGGAACCTGGCGATTTGTTTAGAAAAGATCAGAGTCATGGTCACAGAAGCTACTGAGAAGCCCAAGGTGGTGTCTAAGGAGACTGCACAGCAACTCATAGCCAG GGTAGAAAAAATGAACCGTGAACgattaagacagaaaaagataCACTCAAATATAAAacagagcaggaaggcagaTTTCGACTGA